DNA sequence from the Podospora pseudocomata strain CBS 415.72m chromosome 2 map unlocalized CBS415.72m_2.2, whole genome shotgun sequence genome:
GAGTGTTGTCATCAGCGGCTCTGGGTGCAAGTTTCCGATACCTGTCGTTGGCGAGGCTGGTGGCCTGTTGAGTCCCTTGCGCGCCTGTGTTGAGATGCCTGGCCTTTTGTCTCCCGTCCTTCTTCCGTTTCGGAGCTCCAGTCACATGGGTTACTGTGTTTCGATTTGTAAGGTATGCGGACTGAATGTTTCTTATGGCAGTGTCGGTGCCTAGGTTAGGGGGTCCGAAGTGGCCGGCAAGCTGATTCATCATATCCGTCACCTCGTTTGACTCGAATACCTGGCAAGGTTCGTAGTCTGAATGAAAGAGACATTAGCATGGACAACAAAAAGCAGAACGTAGTACTACCTACCAGAACTGGGAATGTTGGTATCGTCGTTGAAAAGAAAGACCCACAGCCTCGGCCATTCGTGTATCTTCGTGCGACCTTTTCTGTCCCTGAGTTGGTCTACCACATACTGATTGATACCGTTCTCAAAACCCTGGCGACGATGACTTGGTAGTTCAGATGGAGCCAGAACGtgctccttcttgatatGTTCCCTGCACAATCCTGTCAGTGAAAACTTGCAACAAAAACAGAAAAGTGTAACGTACTTGACATCGGTGAGGTCGCGGAAGCTCTTTGTGCATTTGGGATACTCGTGGTAGTTGAATTTCCTTTTATCCCATTTACGATAAGGACAAGCCATCGGACGGTTTGATGACGGCGTTTCTTTCCCGTCGCTGCGACGCCGATCGTCGCCGTCAccttcttcgtcctcttGTTGGTCATCATCGGCTGTAGAGTTACGCTTGCGTTTCATTCTCTTCGTGGCTCGTGTTGTGATGGCCAGCTTTGTCATCGAGTTCGAGGGCTGATTATCGTGTTCTGCACGTGAGGAGTCTACGGTGCCACCCGCGTCGCCTAGCTGATCTGTCGTGAAGCATGCCTTCTTATGAACGGCCAAAGCAATTGAGAGCTCAATATCGGATCGATGGCCTGGCGGGTGTGAAGAGTCAGGGTTGAGAGTTAACGCGGAAATCTTCGATGACAGGCATGTCAGATAGTTTTGATTGGCGTCCACGGGCTTTGAATCGTGACTCTTGGTCTTTGCATATGATGGCGTTTCTGGGAGTCGACGAGGAATCCTATCCTTCCAGTCCCCGGCCAAAGCGACTGAGAAATCAAGCCgcttgatgttgtcgttCGTGCTAGTATCGGGGCATGAATGTCGGCAGTTCTGAGTAATGGAAGGCGCGTCATGGCAGCTTGTAGGATTTTGAGAAGGTTCTGGTGATCTTCGATGTGAAGGTATCTGGTCAACTGGTATTGAGACCATGTTAGGCCAGGATGGCATCGCCgaagagccaaaaacacgttCGAGCGGGAATGACTGGCTTAATGTCGAAACTGTGGTAGATGGGCGCAAATCTCAGGGCGTAAATATCGGGGCTGATAAGTGGTTTTGGCGTACAAGCAATGGATTGATGGAGGACAGAGAATGATGTAGAAATaggaagaacaagaaagaCGTCCGCTCTGTCGAGTGTCACTACGGGGGATGACTGCCATCCTTCTTGGCCCCCAGCCTCAACACAATGTACGCCGGTTGAGGCTCTGTCCTTTGCCACTACTCCACAGGCGCCAGTGTCTCTGAGACAATACATTAATACGCATGGTTAAGGATGAGGCTGGTTTCTCGGTGGCTTCCGGGAAATTGATTGGTTTATTGAACATGAAATGAGGTCTTGACGCATCGCGGAGGGCCAAGGTAATCTCTTCGCTGTAAGGCGGCCGACAGAGCGGCTTGGCTTCCCGTCAAGGTGTGCACGCAGATACCAACATCCTCAAGCCCAGGTGTTAGATTCACCGACATTCTCAGCGTGAATGTCAGCTCTGTTGACCTTGGTGCAGCATGAGTCGTCATTGACTGGTGTGATCTGGAGCAGTGGATATCAAGGCCAGCGACGTGTCTGTTCCTGGGTAGTATGCTCTGCAGTTGCCACCGGCACCTGCAGGAATCCCGGTCATCTGCGCCTAGTTTGATAGCAGAAGCCGGACCAAGACCGCTAGCCACCCGATTCCCTACCGGCTTGGTATCGGAGTGCATCAGGAGCATGAAGTAGTATGCTGTGTCACGACGAACATAATGACAAGCGAGATGAATATGCATATCTGACAGCTCGCTGCAGAGAAAACAGTGCACAGAACACGGGTGCGAAGGCCATTCGCTCGAGTCTTCTGGCTGGTTGTTAGGAAGGTTGTGACAACGCTtatttggaggaggttgggttggcaTCGGAAGAACCTGGAGTGGTGCGAGTTACGGTAGTCCAAGCCTCATCCGCTAGCTCACTGACCCTACGCCCTACGCGTTAAGAAGCGTAGTTCTTTGAACATGTTGCAAAACGGTAGATGGCGTGCAGGAACCGCACGTGTAAATTATTGTTAATTTCTCTCTATCTggcttggtggtgtttcGCAGGCTGGTCATGCAGATCTCGATTCCCAAGTATCGATAATATTGTGGAACTTTGGTCCGTGCATACTCCGTACCTGCCAGCACCATCACGTGCCACCTGCAGGCTCCCAACTACCAAAAATTCGTGCTCGGACCACATCAACGACCCACCGAGAGCAGCCCCACCTTGTCTAGCGCGTCTTCACCGCGGCCGCTTTTGCTCACCACAGCGACCCAGAGCCACCGCAAGCTGCAACCGCAAGACTTCCAACGGCGGCAGATCACCACATTCAAACATCACCGTGTCGCAAACATGGCTGCAAACGAGTCCAATCCAAAATTGCTCTGGAATCCAGAAAATGTCAGAGACGTGGCCGATTCAATAGGAATTACCCTTGGTGACGAACCGCTGCGAGTGCTGGCCCAGGATGTCGAATACCGGATCGGCCAGGTCATCATCGAGTCGCTTCGCTTCATGAGGGCCTCCAATCGCACCACCCTGACTGTCCAAGATGTCTCCAATGCCATGCGCGTACTACAAGTCGAACCATTGTATGGTTATGAATCAACCCGACCGTTGCGGTATGGAGAGGCGAGCCTGGGACCCGGCCAGCCGCTGTTCTACatcgaagacgaggaggtggatTTCGAGAAGCTGATTAACGCGCCGCTACCGAAGGTCCCTCGGGATACAAGTTTCACCTGTTAGTATCGTATGCGACTTGTGTGATTCACAAGAAAACTGACATTTGTTTGCTTTAGCACACTGGCTTGCCCTCGAAGGCGTCCAACCCTCAATCCCCCAGAACCCAACCACCGCCGAAACATCCTCAAAGGATCTCCTACCAAAGGGCCCAGGCGCCAACCCGGCCCTGGCTGCCCTCGCCGGCAATGACAATGTCTCCTTCCGGCCAGCCGTTAAGCACGTCATCAGCAAAGAGCTTATCCTCTACTTCGACAAGATCCAAtccgccatcctcgacgatgaCCCCGATGAAGAAAAGACCCGATTGCGCATGGCCGCCCTGGAGTCCGTCCGCTCCGACCCAggcctccaccagctcctcccctaCTTTGTCAACTTCATTGCGAATCAAGTCACGCTCCGCCTCGATGATCTCTTCGTCCTGCGCCAAATGATGGAACTCACCGAAGCCATCATCCAAAAccccaacttcttcctcgaCCCTTACGCCagctccctcgccgccccgATCCTCACCTGCCTCATGTCCAACAAACTAGGCGGTATCGAAGACGGAACTGACACAGTCAAAGATCAGTACAGCCTCCGCGAGTTAGCCGCCAGTCTCCTTGGTGTTCTTGCAACCAAGTATAATAAGAGCAACCGCCAACTCCGCCCCAAGCTCACCAGGACATGCCTCAAGTACTTTATGGAACCCAACCGTCCCCCGGCCGTGCTGTTCGGCGCCATAAGTGGGGTCGCTGCCGCCGGAGGGCCGGAAGCAGTCCGGATCCTTATGCTCCCCAACGTCAAGAGCTTCGACCAGGCCGTCCTCCTACCCCTCCACGACAAGGGTGAGGCGCATAAACTCGAGTACGAGATGTTGGTAGGCGGTATCATGAAGGCGATCAAGGGTGCTGTCGGGGGTGACGTCAAGCCTAATGCCAATGGCGTCAACGGCGTGGATCTCGAGCGGGAAGCGCAGCAGATTGTCGATTTCCTGGGGGAGACCATCGGGAGAAGGGTGCTCGCGCTGGCGGACCACACGCTCAACAAGGCGATCTTGGAAGTACGGCACTTGGAGTAGGAGGGGTTGTTTGGTTGGCTTTGACCATCATGATCATCataatcatcatcacattCGGGAAGGGGTTCTTCTCTGGTTTGGACAGCGCGGCGTTTGGTGTTTATGGAGGTTTCGGCAAAAAGGAGAAAGGTTGCTAAACCGTTGACATTTGATTCTGCGGGTGTGTTTTTGGGGTGGTCAAAAAGAGCCGATTTACAACGAAACTTTATATCCATGAAGAAGGGGCCAACATTGAATCATCTTCAAGCCCTGGTTACTGTAAAATAGCGATCAATGCAAGTATAAATAATCTTTGCATAATACACAAACAGCGACAAAAAACATGCTCTGTTGTGGCTATACAAATGGTGTCCTGGCTTCGGCCGTCTAtaaccttcccccctctccttgccAGTGTTACACATTCTGCAACTTGACTCCCCCGCTCTGCCTTCTCCTACTCACACACTCACCCCCTATCCTGCCCTTGGTATTTTCCTGGTCTCTTCCCCCACCTCACTGCCCCCCCAGTTTTCATGATTTGACCTCCCTTCCAAATAGAACTTTTGCCCGCTATTCACATACATTTTAAAGGAAGAAAGCCAAGTACAGCCCGCTGACCAACGAAGCGCCCCAGATGTACCACCCCCCCTTGACAATCTGCTGCCTCTTCATGAACATGCCCAggtcgagggcgaggtggCGGACGCCGTTGAAGGCGTGGAAGGCAAAAGGCCAGGCGACGAGGAACTTGACGCCGGACTTGACGGCAATGGGGAGGGCACCGAACGCGGAGACGAGGGAGGCGGACTCGAGGTGCCagccgaggaggggggcggcgAGGTAGGCGGCGCCGAAGACGTAGAGGCCGCCCGAAAGGCCGGAGCCGGTGAAGCGCTGCCAGATGGAGCCGCCGAAGAAGGTCTGCTGCTTGTCATAGATATCGAGGTGGGGGGAGACGGGGCGGTTGAGGCGTTGGGCGTCTAGGATGGAGCGGGCTTCGGTGGCGGAGATTTTCTGGGTGGTGGCTTGTCTGGATTCCGGGGGGGTTAGGTTGGTTGGTTCGTATCATcgtgggttggagggggaggggaagtaCCTCGTTTGCATTTGGGACAGGGCAGCCTTGGCAAAGGTGGATGTGAAGACGGCATTGGGGTTGGCGGCGACTGTGAAGGTTGCAGAGAGATTATGTTAGCGATcggtttggtggtgacgacgTCCTTTCATGTCCATGCGATATCTTCTCTTCCCAAGTTCCCGGTTGTCCGTGTATATCGatccaaaaaagaaaacgcTTTGTCCAGCAGGATAGTGGGCTGCGTACCTCTGCGGAGAGCCGTCGTGCCTGTCCGTTGGGCAATCATTTTGTGTGGTTTGCGTGTGTGAAAGTGAACTGGCGGCAGAAGCAGGTACCCCAATGTGTTTTGGGCAGAGAGAAGGTCAATGATGCTGTCGCGAAGTTGGCAATTGAGAAGCAGTCGGGAATCCGACGCCTCGAACCCGGCAGGTGTCGGCACCTCGGCTTGATGCGACCAATCACAAAGCAGATGATTCGAATGCAGGATGAGGTGGACCGTGCAGCTCTCTTTTGGCTCTTTTGAAAGGGAGCACGTGACGCTCCAACGCCCGGCCCCACTTTGCGACATCAAAATGCAAATCTGCGCGCCAAAATTTTGcttgccttttcctctttttcttcttcagaTAGTATGGGAGCTCAACCACAGCGTCACTGTTTTGCGAGTCGGTGATGCAATATAGTGGTAACCTCAGATGCTTTGGTGTCTACGGGTGcccagagaagaaagagatcCGTCGTTAATCTCAGTCTCCAGTTTCCTCAGTCTGGTTGCTGTTTCAAAAAGAGATCTACATGTCATTCTTTTGTTTGTCTGTTTACGTTTGTGTTTGGCTTGGCGCTTTTGGTCATCGCTTGGCAGTCGCTGTCATGTCACCAATGTGTGGAGTGATGGGTACACCATAGTCACCTCAACGCTTGGCTCTAATACTTGACGGGCCGTCTTTGTTCGTTTGATAGAACGTGTTCGCTGCATACTTCCAATTTTATTTGGCACCTGGATGATAACCATCAAGTATGGATGAAGCCTGGAATGAGCCAAGCTTTTGAGATTGATATCTGCTGAGCATGAACATCGCTTTGGCAGAGACAACCCAGCTCCTGTAAGCCCAACGAGTAGTTTTTGTGGAGACTCTCGCATCAAGACCGTCACGACAACATTTGCATTTATCAACATATTGAATTACATTGCTTGAATCAACATGAGCATTGACTACTGAATCATCTCTTTCACAAATCAGAGGTCAGAGTAAAACGACGGCCTCTGTCCTATTAAAAGTCTGCACATCCATACACTTGACCCTCCCATTCCTGATCCTGAGTGTCGAAGATCGTCAGCGCCTTGGCCTTTGACATGCCCAGCAATCAATCTATTCTGCTGATGCATAGGGCCAAGCTAAGCttaacccccttctccttcttctgatTCTTTGGTC
Encoded proteins:
- a CDS encoding uncharacterized protein (EggNog:ENOG503PQQZ), with translation MPSWPNMVSIPVDQIPSHRRSPEPSQNPTSCHDAPSITQNCRHSCPDTSTNDNIKRLDFSVALAGDWKDRIPRRLPETPSYAKTKSHDSKPVDANQNYLTCLSSKISALTLNPDSSHPPGHRSDIELSIALAVHKKACFTTDQLGDAGGTVDSSRAEHDNQPSNSMTKLAITTRATKRMKRKRNSTADDDQQEDEEGDGDDRRRSDGKETPSSNRPMACPYRKWDKRKFNYHEYPKCTKSFRDLTDVKEHIKKEHVLAPSELPSHRRQGFENGINQYVVDQLRDRKGRTKIHEWPRLWVFLFNDDTNIPSSDYEPCQVFESNEVTDMMNQLAGHFGPPNLGTDTAIRNIQSAYLTNRNTVTHVTGAPKRKKDGRQKARHLNTGAQGTQQATSLANDRYRKLAPRAADDNTPARSEDFTTAEEDGSLPPTSAFIHAFPEESPTNGGSSFIMSSRASPVRRSARLTSQPAHSVYPPVPEPRNSLQHFPGYGTDFGWTSNARGIDQDMTENGNQV
- the taf6 gene encoding histone H4-like TAF Taf6, SAGA complex subunit (BUSCO:EOG09260THV; COG:K; EggNog:ENOG503NV9P), which produces MAANESNPKLLWNPENVRDVADSIGITLGDEPLRVLAQDVEYRIGQVIIESLRFMRASNRTTLTVQDVSNAMRVLQVEPLYGYESTRPLRYGEASLGPGQPLFYIEDEEVDFEKLINAPLPKVPRDTSFTSHWLALEGVQPSIPQNPTTAETSSKDLLPKGPGANPALAALAGNDNVSFRPAVKHVISKELILYFDKIQSAILDDDPDEEKTRLRMAALESVRSDPGLHQLLPYFVNFIANQVTLRLDDLFVLRQMMELTEAIIQNPNFFLDPYASSLAAPILTCLMSNKLGGIEDGTDTVKDQYSLRELAASLLGVLATKYNKSNRQLRPKLTRTCLKYFMEPNRPPAVLFGAISGVAAAGGPEAVRILMLPNVKSFDQAVLLPLHDKGEAHKLEYEMLVGGIMKAIKGAVGGDVKPNANGVNGVDLEREAQQIVDFLGETIGRRVLALADHTLNKAILEVRHLE
- the SDH3 gene encoding cytochrome b subunit of succinate dehydrogenase, Sdh3p (EggNog:ENOG503P4H8; COG:G); translation: MIAQRTGTTALRRVAANPNAVFTSTFAKAALSQMQTRQATTQKISATEARSILDAQRLNRPVSPHLDIYDKQQTFFGGSIWQRFTGSGLSGGLYVFGAAYLAAPLLGWHLESASLVSAFGALPIAVKSGVKFLVAWPFAFHAFNGVRHLALDLGMFMKRQQIVKGGWYIWGASLVSGLYLAFFL